One genomic window of Panicum hallii strain FIL2 chromosome 6, PHallii_v3.1, whole genome shotgun sequence includes the following:
- the LOC112897974 gene encoding nuclear transport factor 2-like, which yields MAMDPDAVAKAFVEHYYRTFDTNRAALVSLYQDTSMLTFEGQKLQGPAAIAGKLGSLPFQHCEHQIITVDCQPSGPQGGMLVFVSGSIRTAPEEHPMKFSQAFHLMPAGNSFYVQNDMFRLNYG from the exons ATGGCGATGGACCCGGACGCGGTGGCCAAGGCCTTCGTGGAGCACTACTACCGGACGTTCGACACCAACCGCGCCGCGCTGGTGTCGCTGTACCAGGACACCTCCATGCTCACCTTCGAGGGCCAGAAACTCCAGGGCCCGGCCGCCATCGCCGGCAAGCTCGGCTCGCTCCCCTTCCAGCACTGCGAGCACCAGATCATCACCGTCGACTGCCAGCCGTCGGGGCCCCAGGGAGGCATGCTCGTCTTCGTCTCCGGCTCCATACGCACCGCCCCCGAGGAGCACCCCATGAAGTTCTCCCAG GCATTCCATTTGATGCCGGCTGGAAATTCCTTCTACGTGCAGAATGACATGTTCCGCCTGAACTATGGTTAA
- the LOC112897452 gene encoding protein NUCLEAR FUSION DEFECTIVE 4 — protein MVEVGSRVQGFLRNRWLVFVAAMWMQSCAGVGYLFGSLSPVIKSSLGYNQRQVAGLGVAKDLGDSVGFLAGTLCALLPLWAALLVGAAQNLVGYGWVWLAVTRRVPVPPLWAMCILIFIGNNGETYFNTAALVSCVQNFPKSRGPIVGILKGFAGLSGAILTQIYAMIHSPDDAALIFMVAVGPTMVVIALMFIVRPVGGHRQVRPSDGTSFTFVYSVCLLLAAYLMGVMLLEDLVDLSQSMIALLTIILIIFLLVPIVIPVLLSFFSDDDETLYALLLPSPRKEEPSASTSSEEQQEVILSELEDEKPRDVDLLSASERQKRIAALQARLFQAAAVGAVRVKRRRGPRRGEDFTLMQALIKADFWLLFFSLLLGSGSGLTVIDNLGQMSQSLGYKETHIFVSMISIWNFLGRIGGGYFSEIIVKDYAYPRAIALAIAQVLMAIGHFNFAMAWPGTMYIGTLLVGIGYGAHWAIVPAAASELFGVKYFGALYNFLTVANPAGSLVFSGIIASGIYDSEAAKQAQQRHNSTLLAMPARVVTMISEAAPSLKCEGAICFFLSSLIMSGFCIIAVVLSLILVYRTKIVYTNLYGKPRT, from the exons ATGGTGGAGGTGGGGAGCCGGGTGCAGGGGTTCCTGCGGAACCGGTGGCTGGTGTTCGTGGCGGCGATGTGGATGCAGTCCTGCGCGGGGGTGGGGTACCTCTTCGGCAGCCTCTCGCCGGTGATCAAGAGCTCGCTGGGGTACAACCAGCGCCAGGTGGCCGGGCTCGGCGTCGCCAAGGACCTCGGCGACAGCGTCGGCTTCCTCGCGGGGACGCTCTGCGCGCTGCTCCCGCTCTGGGCCGCGCTCCTCGTCGGCGCCGCACAGAACCTCGTCGGCTACGGATGGGTCTGGCTCGCCGTCACGCGCCGGGTCCCCGTGCCACCGCTCTGGGCG ATGTGTATTCTAATCTTCATTGGTAACAATGGTGAGACATACTTCAACACTGCTGCACTCGTCTCGTGTGTTCAGAACTTCCCCAAGAGCCGTGGACCAATTGTTGGTATCCTCAAGGGATTCGCTGGGTTAAGTGGTGCAATTCTGACACAGATCTATGCAATGATACACTCGCCTGATGATGCTGCACTGATCTTCATGGTTGCCGTTGGCCCAACAATGGTAGTTATAGCTTTAATGTTCATTGTAAGACCAGTTGGAGGCCACAGGCAAGTACGGCCTTCTGATGGCACAAGTTTCACATTTGTATACAGTGTCTGCTTGCTCTTGGCCGCTTATCTGATGGGCGTCATGCTACTTGAAGACCTTGTCGACCTAAGCCAGTCAATGATTGCCTTGTTGACCATCATTCTAATCATCTTTTTATTAGTTCCAATAGTCATCCCAGTGCTACTCAGCTTCTTTTCAGATGACGATGAGACTTTGTATGCACTATTACTGCCATCACCTCGGAAAGAAGAACCAAGTGCATCAACATCTTCTGAGGAGCAACAGGAGGTTATACTCAGTGAGTTGGAGGATGAAAAGCCAAGGGATGTTGATCTTCTTTCAGCCTCAGAGAGGCAAAAAAGGATTGCAGCATTGCAGGCAAGGCTATTTCAGGCAGCTGCTGTTGGTGCAGTGAGGGTTAAGAGGAGGAGAGGTCCACGACGAGGTGAAGATTTCACACTGATGCAAGCGCTCATCAAGGCAGATTTTTGGCTTCTATTTTTCTCCCTTTTGTTGGGCTCCGGATCCGGTCTCACTGTGATTGATAATCTTGGGCAAATGAGCCAGTCATTGGGTTACAAGGAAACCCACATTTTTGTGTCGATGATTAGCATTTGGAACTTCCTTGGGCGCATTGGTGGTGGTTACTTCTCAGAGATTATTGTCAA AGATTATGCGTATCCAAGAGCAATTGCATTAGCTATAGCTCAAGTTTTGATGGCAATTGGGCACTTCAACTTTGCAATGGCTTGGCCTGGGACAATGTACATCGGCACACTGCTTGTCGGAATTGGCTATGGCGCTCACTGGGCCATTGTGCCAGCCGCTGCCTCTGAACTGTTTGGGGTGAAATACTTTGGAGCACTGTACAATTTCCTCACTGTTGCAAATCCAGCAGGCTCCCTGGTATTCTCTGGGATTATTGCCAGCGGCATCTATGACTCTGAAGCTGCAAAGCAGGCTCAGCAGCGCCACAACTCCACATTGTTGGCAATGCCTGCCAGAGTGGTTACCATGATATCTGAAGCTGCTCCATCACTGAAGTGCGAGGGTGCCATCTGTTTCTTCCTCTCGTCCCTGATCATGTCCGGGTTCTGCATCATTGCTGTTGTTTTGAGCTTGATCCTGGTCTACCGGACAAAGATTGTATACACAAATCTATACGGGAAGCCGCGTACTTGA
- the LOC112896645 gene encoding plant-specific TFIIB-related protein PTF2-like isoform X1, with protein MGSTCLSCGESAVIPDPDSGVLVCTSCGVIDEAGAAEFVHQATFTDSGGLDLRVSSLVRNSSDSAYRDQKIAGATAAITSIATRLGLSPTRAEEALRMAKSATDGQLATPGSAFLPALAAACSLLVARSHRLPLSLAEAAEAAFCSTPALADLVSRVAAQLSLPPLPCFDYAAALDRAVHLSPSLTAAAGEKTEAILAQARFLLRCASKWSLTTGRYPLPLVAALVAFSAEVNGVTSLSVEDIAQDLSAGIRTSLRRYKELVDALVHVARQLLPWGADVNAKNLLLNSPVLLRLMEMKSQSDPSEEFLESFAPNITGIVQAYSSVDDDESKYLQIAPVGADDFDFDNFVQEEKEFEDQKITEKGLSDAYQNVLNRLAQLQKLGKVSKGSDKRKLWKGRLELEPWMDSVDDGWKRDMQLEDVVDIDIGYDAPPPSFTAGMKLKKKRRARIEAAKQRIDAIRKAPAAPAASTNHSQPGVRNEDVCPPQKLAKKKRGGKRMDDIDRIFLDDNLAEMPDSPDGRKKRQKRGCCESIDWEDCIIELLLLHGANEAEIEQGQYRRLLELHVFSAVSGGRLKNDMREGKSEREKRTREGKEHLVHGAPDKW; from the exons ATGGGATCCACGTGCCTGTCCTGCGGCGAGAGCGCGGTGATCCCGGACCCGGACTCCGGCGTGCTCGTCTGCACCTCCTGCGGCGTCATCGACgaggccggcgcggcggagTTCGTCCACCAGGCCACCTTCACCGACTCGGGCGGCCTCGACCTCCGCGTCTCCTCCCTCGTCCGCAACAGCTCCGACTCCGCCTACCGCGACCAGAAGATCgccggcgccaccgccgccatcacCTCCATCGCCACCCGCCTCGGCCTCTCGCCGACCCGCGCCGAGGAGGCGCTCCGCATGGCCAAGTCCGCCACCGACGGCCAGCTCGCCACCCCGGGCTCCGCCTTCCTCCCCGCCCTCGCGGCCGCCTGCTCCCTGCTCGTCGCGCGGTCCCACCGCCTCCCGCTCTCCCtcgctgaggcggcggaggccgcgTTCTGCTCCACTCCCGCACTCGCCGACCTGGTCTCCCGCGTCGCCGCGCAGCTgtccctccctcccctcccaTGCTTCGACTACGCCGCCGCGCTCGATCGGGCCGTGCACCTGTCACCCTCActcaccgccgccgcgggcgaGAAGACCGAGGCGATTCTCGCACAGGCCCGGTTCCTCCTCCGCTGCGCCTCCAAGTGGTCGCTCACCACAGGACGGTACCCGCTCCCCCTTGTCGCGGCGCTTGTGGCCTTCTCTGCTGAGGTGAACGGGGTTACCTCTCTTTCTGTGGAGGACATTGCTCAGGACCTCTCGGCCGGAATCAGGACCAGCCTCCGTCGATACAAGGAGCTCGTTGATGCGCTGGTGCATGTCGCACGGCAGCTGCTTCCATGGGGCGCCGACGTCAATGCGAAGAACCTGCTCCTCAACTCGCCAGTCCTACTCCGGCTCATGGAGATGAAGTCACAGTCAGATCCCTCTGAAGAATTTCTTGAGAGCTTTGCTCCGAACATCACTGGCATTGTGCAGGCATACTCTTCTGTTGATGATGACGAGTCCAAGTACCTTCAGATTGCTCCCGTGGGTGCTGATGATTTCGATTTCGATAATTTTGTGCAAGAGGAGAAAGAATTTGAGGATCAGAAGATCACAGAGAAGGGTCTATCAGATGCTTACCAAAATGTCTTAAACAGGCTTGCCCAGCTACAGAAACTTGGGAAGGTCAGTAAAGGTAGTGACAAGAGGAAGCTGTGGAAAGGAAGACTGGAGCTGGAGCCATGGATGGACAGTGTGGATGATGGTTGGAAAAGGGACATGCAACTTGAGGATGTGGTGGATATTGACATTGGATATGATGCACCTCCACCATCGTTTACTGCTGGAATGAaattgaagaagaagaggagagccCGTATTGAAGCTGCTAAGCAGCGAATTGATGCGATTAGGAAGGCCCCTGCTGCTCCAGCTGCAAGCACCAATCATTCACAGCCTGGTGTAAGAAATGAAGATGTCTGTCCGCCACAAAAATTGGCCAAGAAGAAACGCGGGGGGAAGAGGATGGATGACATAGATCGAATCTTTCTCGATGACAATTTGGCAGAGATGCCAGATAGTCCAGATGGCAGGAAGAAGAGACAAAAAAGAGGTTGCTGTGAAAGTATTGATTGGGAAGATTGCATTATTGAACTCCTGCTATTACATGGTGCAAACGAAGCAGAGATAGAACAAGGCCAGTACAGAAGATTGTTGGAGTTGCATGTATTCAGTGCAGTAAGTGGAGGAAGATTGAAAAATG ACATGCGAGAAGGTAAATCAGAGAGGGAGAAGAGAACCAGGGAAGGGAAGGAACACTTGGTGCACGGTGCACCTGATAAGTGGTGA
- the LOC112896645 gene encoding plant-specific TFIIB-related protein PTF2-like isoform X3, whose product MGSTCLSCGESAVIPDPDSGVLVCTSCGVIDEAGAAEFVHQATFTDSGGLDLRVSSLVRNSSDSAYRDQKIAGATAAITSIATRLGLSPTRAEEALRMAKSATDGQLATPGSAFLPALAAACSLLVARSHRLPLSLAEAAEAAFCSTPALADLVSRVAAQLSLPPLPCFDYAAALDRAVHLSPSLTAAAGEKTEAILAQARFLLRCASKWSLTTGRYPLPLVAALVAFSAEVNGVTSLSVEDIAQDLSAGIRTSLRRYKELVDALVHVARQLLPWGADVNAKNLLLNSPVLLRLMEMKSQSDPSEEFLESFAPNITGIVQAYSSVDDDESKYLQIAPVGADDFDFDNFVQEEKEFEDQKITEKGLSDAYQNVLNRLAQLQKLGKVSKGSDKRKLWKGRLELEPWMDSVDDGWKRDMQLEDVVDIDIGYDAPPPSFTAGMKLKKKRRARIEAAKQRIDAIRKAPAAPAASTNHSQPGVRNEDVCPPQKLAKKKRGGKRMDDIDRIFLDDNLAEMPDSPDGRKKRQKRGCCESIDWEDCIIELLLLHGANEAEIEQGQYRRLLELHVFSAVSGGRLKNVNL is encoded by the exons ATGGGATCCACGTGCCTGTCCTGCGGCGAGAGCGCGGTGATCCCGGACCCGGACTCCGGCGTGCTCGTCTGCACCTCCTGCGGCGTCATCGACgaggccggcgcggcggagTTCGTCCACCAGGCCACCTTCACCGACTCGGGCGGCCTCGACCTCCGCGTCTCCTCCCTCGTCCGCAACAGCTCCGACTCCGCCTACCGCGACCAGAAGATCgccggcgccaccgccgccatcacCTCCATCGCCACCCGCCTCGGCCTCTCGCCGACCCGCGCCGAGGAGGCGCTCCGCATGGCCAAGTCCGCCACCGACGGCCAGCTCGCCACCCCGGGCTCCGCCTTCCTCCCCGCCCTCGCGGCCGCCTGCTCCCTGCTCGTCGCGCGGTCCCACCGCCTCCCGCTCTCCCtcgctgaggcggcggaggccgcgTTCTGCTCCACTCCCGCACTCGCCGACCTGGTCTCCCGCGTCGCCGCGCAGCTgtccctccctcccctcccaTGCTTCGACTACGCCGCCGCGCTCGATCGGGCCGTGCACCTGTCACCCTCActcaccgccgccgcgggcgaGAAGACCGAGGCGATTCTCGCACAGGCCCGGTTCCTCCTCCGCTGCGCCTCCAAGTGGTCGCTCACCACAGGACGGTACCCGCTCCCCCTTGTCGCGGCGCTTGTGGCCTTCTCTGCTGAGGTGAACGGGGTTACCTCTCTTTCTGTGGAGGACATTGCTCAGGACCTCTCGGCCGGAATCAGGACCAGCCTCCGTCGATACAAGGAGCTCGTTGATGCGCTGGTGCATGTCGCACGGCAGCTGCTTCCATGGGGCGCCGACGTCAATGCGAAGAACCTGCTCCTCAACTCGCCAGTCCTACTCCGGCTCATGGAGATGAAGTCACAGTCAGATCCCTCTGAAGAATTTCTTGAGAGCTTTGCTCCGAACATCACTGGCATTGTGCAGGCATACTCTTCTGTTGATGATGACGAGTCCAAGTACCTTCAGATTGCTCCCGTGGGTGCTGATGATTTCGATTTCGATAATTTTGTGCAAGAGGAGAAAGAATTTGAGGATCAGAAGATCACAGAGAAGGGTCTATCAGATGCTTACCAAAATGTCTTAAACAGGCTTGCCCAGCTACAGAAACTTGGGAAGGTCAGTAAAGGTAGTGACAAGAGGAAGCTGTGGAAAGGAAGACTGGAGCTGGAGCCATGGATGGACAGTGTGGATGATGGTTGGAAAAGGGACATGCAACTTGAGGATGTGGTGGATATTGACATTGGATATGATGCACCTCCACCATCGTTTACTGCTGGAATGAaattgaagaagaagaggagagccCGTATTGAAGCTGCTAAGCAGCGAATTGATGCGATTAGGAAGGCCCCTGCTGCTCCAGCTGCAAGCACCAATCATTCACAGCCTGGTGTAAGAAATGAAGATGTCTGTCCGCCACAAAAATTGGCCAAGAAGAAACGCGGGGGGAAGAGGATGGATGACATAGATCGAATCTTTCTCGATGACAATTTGGCAGAGATGCCAGATAGTCCAGATGGCAGGAAGAAGAGACAAAAAAGAGGTTGCTGTGAAAGTATTGATTGGGAAGATTGCATTATTGAACTCCTGCTATTACATGGTGCAAACGAAGCAGAGATAGAACAAGGCCAGTACAGAAGATTGTTGGAGTTGCATGTATTCAGTGCAGTAAGTGGAGGAAGATTGAAAAATG TTAATTTGTAA
- the LOC112896645 gene encoding plant-specific TFIIB-related protein PTF2-like isoform X2: MGSTCLSCGESAVIPDPDSGVLVCTSCGVIDEAGAAEFVHQATFTDSGGLDLRVSSLVRNSSDSAYRDQKIAGATAAITSIATRLGLSPTRAEEALRMAKSATDGQLATPGSAFLPALAAACSLLVARSHRLPLSLAEAAEAAFCSTPALADLVSRVAAQLSLPPLPCFDYAAALDRAVHLSPSLTAAAGEKTEAILAQARFLLRCASKWSLTTGRYPLPLVAALVAFSAEVNGVTSLSVEDIAQDLSAGIRTSLRRYKELVDALVHVARQLLPWGADVNAKNLLLNSPVLLRLMEMKSQSDPSEEFLESFAPNITGIVQAYSSVDDDESKYLQIAPVGADDFDFDNFVQEEKEFEDQKITEKGLSDAYQNVLNRLAQLQKLGKVSKGSDKRKLWKGRLELEPWMDSVDDGWKRDMQLEDVVDIDIGYDAPPPSFTAGMKLKKKRRARIEAAKQRIDAIRKAPAAPAASTNHSQPGVRNEDVCPPQKLAKKKRGGKRMDDIDRIFLDDNLAEMPDSPDGRKKRQKRGCCESIDWEDCIIELLLLHGANEAEIEQGQYRRLLELHVFSAVSGGRLKNGDAASQVFST; this comes from the coding sequence ATGGGATCCACGTGCCTGTCCTGCGGCGAGAGCGCGGTGATCCCGGACCCGGACTCCGGCGTGCTCGTCTGCACCTCCTGCGGCGTCATCGACgaggccggcgcggcggagTTCGTCCACCAGGCCACCTTCACCGACTCGGGCGGCCTCGACCTCCGCGTCTCCTCCCTCGTCCGCAACAGCTCCGACTCCGCCTACCGCGACCAGAAGATCgccggcgccaccgccgccatcacCTCCATCGCCACCCGCCTCGGCCTCTCGCCGACCCGCGCCGAGGAGGCGCTCCGCATGGCCAAGTCCGCCACCGACGGCCAGCTCGCCACCCCGGGCTCCGCCTTCCTCCCCGCCCTCGCGGCCGCCTGCTCCCTGCTCGTCGCGCGGTCCCACCGCCTCCCGCTCTCCCtcgctgaggcggcggaggccgcgTTCTGCTCCACTCCCGCACTCGCCGACCTGGTCTCCCGCGTCGCCGCGCAGCTgtccctccctcccctcccaTGCTTCGACTACGCCGCCGCGCTCGATCGGGCCGTGCACCTGTCACCCTCActcaccgccgccgcgggcgaGAAGACCGAGGCGATTCTCGCACAGGCCCGGTTCCTCCTCCGCTGCGCCTCCAAGTGGTCGCTCACCACAGGACGGTACCCGCTCCCCCTTGTCGCGGCGCTTGTGGCCTTCTCTGCTGAGGTGAACGGGGTTACCTCTCTTTCTGTGGAGGACATTGCTCAGGACCTCTCGGCCGGAATCAGGACCAGCCTCCGTCGATACAAGGAGCTCGTTGATGCGCTGGTGCATGTCGCACGGCAGCTGCTTCCATGGGGCGCCGACGTCAATGCGAAGAACCTGCTCCTCAACTCGCCAGTCCTACTCCGGCTCATGGAGATGAAGTCACAGTCAGATCCCTCTGAAGAATTTCTTGAGAGCTTTGCTCCGAACATCACTGGCATTGTGCAGGCATACTCTTCTGTTGATGATGACGAGTCCAAGTACCTTCAGATTGCTCCCGTGGGTGCTGATGATTTCGATTTCGATAATTTTGTGCAAGAGGAGAAAGAATTTGAGGATCAGAAGATCACAGAGAAGGGTCTATCAGATGCTTACCAAAATGTCTTAAACAGGCTTGCCCAGCTACAGAAACTTGGGAAGGTCAGTAAAGGTAGTGACAAGAGGAAGCTGTGGAAAGGAAGACTGGAGCTGGAGCCATGGATGGACAGTGTGGATGATGGTTGGAAAAGGGACATGCAACTTGAGGATGTGGTGGATATTGACATTGGATATGATGCACCTCCACCATCGTTTACTGCTGGAATGAaattgaagaagaagaggagagccCGTATTGAAGCTGCTAAGCAGCGAATTGATGCGATTAGGAAGGCCCCTGCTGCTCCAGCTGCAAGCACCAATCATTCACAGCCTGGTGTAAGAAATGAAGATGTCTGTCCGCCACAAAAATTGGCCAAGAAGAAACGCGGGGGGAAGAGGATGGATGACATAGATCGAATCTTTCTCGATGACAATTTGGCAGAGATGCCAGATAGTCCAGATGGCAGGAAGAAGAGACAAAAAAGAGGTTGCTGTGAAAGTATTGATTGGGAAGATTGCATTATTGAACTCCTGCTATTACATGGTGCAAACGAAGCAGAGATAGAACAAGGCCAGTACAGAAGATTGTTGGAGTTGCATGTATTCAGTGCAGTAAGTGGAGGAAGATTGAAAAATGGTGATGCAGCATCTCAAGTCTTCAGTACATGA